Sequence from the Populus nigra chromosome 17, ddPopNigr1.1, whole genome shotgun sequence genome:
ACATCACAACATTATTTCTATTTTCCACACTATCCTACTCCTATAAAtgccttttaaattaaatcaaagtgTAAGCATCTATGTCCGTATCATCAATAACATTAACATCTTGTTTATGCTTATTATTATCCACCACTTTATCAGCTTTCAAATAAAGCCCATGCAAAATCACCAAAATATCTTTCACCTTATTTGTTTGCAATTATTCTTTGTCATAATCATGCAAgtcatcaaaacaaaatttcatatatttcaACTTGAAACGCGGATCTAAAATATTAGCCActtacaataaatttttttgatttacttcGCAACCTTAATACTTCTCAAACTTTAACATCATATTCATCACCATTCCATTTAAAAGATTATCTCTACTTTTACACAAttacaacaagtttgtatgCATATAAATCAATTCATTATAGAAACAATTTGATATGACTTGTAATGAGTCAAAAAATCTTAATGTAGCCATGTAAAAGATCTCGAAGAACTTCACCAAAGTTCTAGCATTTTCTCAATTCTTTAAACTAGGTgtccttatgtttttttatttcccttTGAATCAACCTCCAAAAAGTAACTCATATAACTAGGTTCACTTTCACTTAACCTCGTAAACactttttcaaacttttcagcAGCTTCTAACATAAGATAAGCTGAATTTCATCGAGTTACAACATCTAAACATAATGATTTCTTACACTCTATATGCAACTTTTCTCCACACTTTTTAAATGTAAGTTGCCTAGAAGGTGAAGATCTCACAAATTTAATTGCATTTCGAAACTTAACAATTAGAATAATCTTTTTCAATCCATCATGCACAATGAGGTTCGCAATGTGTGCACAACATCTAACATGCAAATGCTcatttaacaatatattagtTTGCTAATCTTTCATTAcattcttcaaaaataaaatagtcaCATTATTAGAGCTTGCATTCTCTACTATAATAGTCAAAACTTTATCAATCTCCCACTCTAACATACAATTCTCAATAATTTGACCAATTATCTCACCCGTATGATTGGAAACTTAACAAAactttagaattattttatgcaaattccACTCATTATCAATCCAACGAGCTGTTAAAgttaatattttggattgataTTCGTGTATTTGTTATTAAGCATAATCGTTGACCCTTAAGAGCTGTCTTcaatcttttcttctcttcaataTAAAGTTTCAAACAATCTCTCATAACAATGAAACGAGAAGGAATGCCAAATCTAAGTTGAATGGTCCTAGTAAACAATCTAAATCCTTGACCCTctacaaaattaaaaggcaactcATTAATTATAACTATCTTTGCTAGTGCTTGTCtacattcatcataattataatcTATTGCCTTTAGAGTTATCATATTTTGATCTTCTAATTCACCCTTCTCTATCTTAGGTTTTACTACTAAaactttttgtatatttttaaatgactCTACATATTACTTGTGCCATTAAAATAGTATAACATGCATAATATTTTCCGCAATAATTACATTTAGCTTTACGGGTTTTAGAATCACCATCAAGTTTTGTAAAGTGATTCCaaatttgtgtgttttttttccatcattaatatttttccttgATGTAAGGATTTGAGGTTGTTTACCTTTATTATTCATGACAAATCATGTAGTGGTTGATTCTGAGTTAATCTTTGAAGTTGAAGCATTGGTTGATGTTGGTAGTACCACTTGATgaaacattttgattttgaaggtttttttatatataattaccaaataaaaacatgttaacaacCATAATTTATATGAGACTTAAAGGtactaaaatttaaagaaactaatagtaataaatttgtttataatatactgaaaatgataataattcATGCTCAtctttgtattatatatatatagcaaaaaaatattaaatcccaGTCATAAAATCTACTTGGATGCATCTATCATATAAACAAACGAAACCTAATCTTTCCCAAGTCTCCTTTtgacaatgctttttttttattcgattttATTTCCCGGTTTTAACTTCATTTTATGTTGATAgttactttctaaaaaaatattaaatatcaagaaaaaacctTCAgagaatattataaaatatagttgCAGGTTTcactaatcaaatatattatgtatatttttaatttttttattgtcttttttcttaACGTTTCGCATTATTCAtaatgaattgaattaaattaaaataaccaaCAAACCAAACCTCAGCTTCTCCTTGGTAAAAACTTTTGATGGAAAATAATTTCGTCGAAACAAACAAAGTCCTTTTGTTCCGAATTGAATCTTGTCCCATAGCCTAATGACCTCATGATTGTCTATTTCATTTCATATGCTTTAAGGCCATGGGGCATTATTTTGCTGGCACCAAAAAAGAAAGGTTGGGCCTCATTGAATGATGGAAAATGGTGTTGTGACAAAGAGCATCAATCCTGAAAATTTATGATGACCCTTGCTTGATAGGGCCCTCATACTGGCTCGTGTTGATCAAAGAAAACtactagttttattattttattaaagtattttttatttaaaaatatattaaaataatatattttatattttaaaatttatttttgatattaatatataaaaggatctaaaaatatttaaaaaataatttaaaataaaaaacactttacaattataaaaacaaagggACCTTAATTACAAGATTCTCAATtgccactaattttttttttatcacatgtCATTAGAGTAATCAAACCCAATCTTATCCGCAATTCAATTCAAGATCTAGAATATAGATGAGATGACATGCCTGCGCGCTGCCGCGAGCTTATAAAACAAACgcacttgatagtgttataattgtgaaccagcgatagataagtaatagaaactaaaggtatgatggagcaaatatttcatgacggaaaaaaagattgtgttggtgatcaaaaacttagagactgaacaaaatgatttgtagcaatttacAGTGGTTTGTGAGGAAATATACAGTGCTTTCATCACATCATTTAGCTTtactgttaataaaaagaaaaaaaaattacaaagctaaattctctaccagcttaatattaaaaaaaaacccaacaaagataattttggaaagaaaaaaacccatgagaaaaaacgttgtagcaattgataatattttgtgagaaaaactacagtgatttcctcaataaaataaaataaaataaaaaatcatttaaagaaatactgtagcaaacAATAGTGCTTtttgagaaaaactacaacgctttccccatatgatttagatttattgtaattataattcttaaccaactcaatattaaaaaaaaatcgacaaagataatttttaaaaaaatcatatgggaaaacactgcaacaattcatagtgttttaaagaaaaaaattacaaagctaaattcttaattagctaaatattataaaaaaaatcgaaagagacaattttagaaagaaaataacaaaaaaataagggggggggggaaggaatcatgttggaaacactatagcaattcacaatgttttgtgatgaaagctacaatacttccccacatgatttagccttatttgtaattgtaattctcaaacagctcaatattaaaaaaataaaattgacaaagataattttgaaaaaaattataagaaaaaaaaccatgtggagagccactgtagcaatctacaatgttttgtatggaaagttacagtgctttccccacatgattaagctttattacaaagttaaattctaaccaactcaatattaaaaaaataaaagcgacgaagataattttggaaaaaaatattacaaaaaatgaaaacataaaagaaactggaaaaaaaaatcatgtgaggaaaaatgtatcaatccatagtgttttatgaggaaaaacttgtatttacttgtaattgcaattcttaaccagcttaatattttaaaaataaaattaacgaagacaattttagaaaaaaacataacaaaacagaaaaaaaccatgtggaaaaaaacactgtagcaatccacagtaatatgtgaggaaagttacagtaatttaaaaaaaacaaaaaaaaaggaatgcacTGTGgatggattactgttgtaatccacaatgctttatatgtaaagaaaaaatattctcCCACGTcatttagatattgttaatatgatagtttaatataagttaataaaaattattattttaatttaaaataatttaaaatgatattattttaataatttttttatgagaaaatcaaattatattttgattgaattacGCGTTAATCAGAAAAGTGTAAAATCCAAGTGAAATTTCTTAAAGTTTAATCTAAAGGCTTCCATTATAACATGGGAAATGAAAAGTGAAACATTCATGTTGTTTATACAACTCCCCTGGTTTTGGAGTGGGTATGGCATTGATGTTTTTATCTaggatatattaattaattaattaattatgaagatTGAATTAGTTACTATCAATGTAATTAAATACTTATTTCCTTTGCAAATATTTTGCTGGTTTGCACTAATTATTACCCTCAATGTTTGTCTACCATATCAAATAAGCATCGCACATAAGAGATCGTGGGATCACTTGCAGATCATATCAAAGATGGATTTCTTCTATTGAAGACGATCATTAGTCATGATCTTTGTTGTAGGGCTAACCTTAACTTAGGTTTAAGGTGATCAGCTTAAATATCATAACCAGTCAAGCTGTCTGAATAATTCTGTTCTTCTTCAAGGTCTCCTTTATTATTTCTCCCCGTAGTCTTTGCTTTACTAGCtttggctctctctctctctcacacacacagaGACATATAACACGTATATTTGCATTAAAAATCTGGAAGATAATTAAGTTGTTCCTAACATCGACTCTCATCATCACATGTAGCTAGGGTTCTCGATTGTAGAATTTGAGAATATAGCTAGCTAGGATCATACAGCATAAAATCGCCATTGCATCAAGTGGTTGTTGGCATTACCTGATCGaataattttgatcatttttaagATCGATACAGCGTGTCGATGAATAATTCAATTATTACtcatatttttctccttttaattaAAAGCATTGAgtgtttttttaggaaaaaaattatacggTATTGATGTTGTCATGAAACTTAGAAGATGTTAGTAGTCCATCAATGTTCATAGCTGAGAAGCAAAGCCTTCTATCTCAACTCAACAAAGAAATAGGGACAATATCCTTATTATATACTTtgtatgaaattttattattgaattaaatagaattgaTGGGTTAGatatatctattttattttgttagattttattttaggcAGACAAATGTGCAGACTCCTGCCAAGTTAAATTCATGGATACGACGTGGTTTCCCCTGCATGGCACGGAGACTGAGGATATGATGTCACACGGATGTCATGTAAGAGCAAGAGGGTGCCGCATTGGAGAAATAAATCATTTTGTAAAATGGGAAGTCAGCTACCTGGAAGAGGGAAACTGTACCATCTGCCCTGCAACATGCAACTATGCatctatcaattaaaaaatggaaaTATGAAAGAGTTGATAGAACAAGGACAAAGCAAACAACAAGAAGCCTCCAAATGCAGCTCTATGCAATAGAAGATAGATTGTAAATTCCATCAAAGAAATGCCTAAGCTACCACGTATTACTATATTAAAAGAGAAGTGAAGGACATTGAAATGGGAGCCTGTTTCTTTAGCAGAGTTGAATTCAcaggaggataaaaaaaagctaGAACTTTGTTGCATCAGTTCTAAGATTttctcttgccaaatcatctgcCTCCATTTGGACACATCATGGGCTTAATGGGTATTACAAGCTAGTCAGGTGACACATGAGGTCACTTTCTTCTCCGACTAGGTTTATTTGTTACATAACAACAGAGATAGAATGGTCGACTTGATCAAAATGAACTCCGAGGGTAGAAAATGCAATGTAAACCTTTCATTTTGTGCCCCAATTTTGATAAAGCAATGAATGGAATTACATTATTTCAATAAGAAAGCAAATGGCATCGCAGGAGTACCTGTTAGCCTTGACACTTGAACATGTTAGGAACTGTGATTGATGCCCACAAACAGAACATACTGTATTTATGTGGTTCGGTGATTGTCTATATCCATGGAATAACTATTTTCACTACAATAATAGAGGAGGAGAAACACCTCTCACTCTACTTCCAACACTTGTGTAATTTTGCCTCacatctctctttttctctgctGCTACTAAGCTTGCTATTTCTACTGCTGCTGCTAATTTTTGCCCTCACAAGCCCTCTATTTATAGCTAAAAATGGTGGAGCAAGCCTCCCCATTTTCAGTCAACGATGATAGCGCCACCAACTTTACATCAACCATAGTGATTGCAACCATCTTTGACACTTCATTTTAAACATTTCTAGCCACCTACTCTGCAACCATCTTGAACTTGGCAGCCAAAAAACTTTGCAGTAGCCATCTTGTCCATTTGTCTCCATTGCTAACTCCCACGTGATTAATTCTTTAGCTTGCGGAGCTTCATCAAAACTCGACCCCTACACAACCGAGGTGGGATAACTCCAACAATCGCCCCTCACATAACAGGCCCTGGATCGGAAGCAGAGACAGCCCTCTCGTGGACTATTGGGTTAAGACTTGTTGGCAAACTCGGGCTCCGATAATAGTTGTTAGGACGTAGAGATTGGTGcttaaacataaaacaattcGTTCTACTGGTAACCCGATGACCTAGACCCCTTTTCAATATAATTATGCCCTCATCAATGGTTCTATTGGTACTATAATGcagatttttagatttttaatttggcAAGGATATTGATTGCAGCACAAATTGGGAAGTGAAAATCTTGACTGAAAGCAGGACTGGTTATGCCAGGTGAAAATCTTGCAACACATCAATAGTTATGCCCTCATCAATGGTTCTACTGGTACTAATGAATTAGTGTTTTGACAGTTGACAAAttgatatgaaattaatttatttatgaactTGCTCAGTAAATTATAGGGCTTGTGGTAGTTGCTTTCCTTCCAAGAATGCATTAAACAACACAATAGACCTCTTTGGCTGTGAAAATGGAGCTCCATGTGATGCTCCTCTAATGGTTGCAAAAGATAATATATCACCATATACTTGTGTCCACCCAGCAACCTGCGAAAAATATGTATAAAGGTATGATCCCATGGATTAGTCCTTACATCtttcttaaaaacattaatCTG
This genomic interval carries:
- the LOC133677088 gene encoding serine carboxypeptidase-like 45, whose protein sequence is MVGSKRKWRSRSVVPLTGTRTLVNGLVKGLRLNTTVPYRTSFQGKQVAGWTQVYGDILSFATIRGASHGAPFSQPKRSIVLFNAFLEGKQLPQAL